AACCGCACACCATCGAAATGCGGAAGGCGCTTGCCCAGCTCCGACAGGCATAAGACGCGGAGCGGAAAACGGATGACCTTTACCGTTTACCGATGCGCGGCTTATGACCCGAGGAGCTAGCGCCTGGAGCTGGACACCAAGAAATGCGGAAGGCGCTTGCCCAGCTCCGACAGGCATAAGACGCGGAGCGGAAAACGGGTGACCTTTCCCGTTTACCGATGCGTGGCTTATGTCCCGAGGAGCTAGCGCCTGGAGCTGGACACAATCGAAATGCGGAAGCGCCTTGTTCAGACCCGACAAGCGTAAGACGAGCTGAGAGAAATGGGCGACCTTTCCCATTTTCTCAGCTTGGCTTACGACTCGAGGGTCTAGGCGCCTGGAGCTGGACACAATCGAAATGCGGAAGCGCCTTGTTCAGACCCGACAAGCGTAAGACGAGCTGAGAGAAATGGGCGACCTTTCCCATTTTCTCAGCTTGGCTTACGACTCGAGGGTCTAGGCGCCTGGAGCTGGACACAATCGAAATGCGGAAGCGCCTTGTTCAGACCCGACAAGCGTAAGACGAGCTGAGAGAAATGGGCGACCTTTCCCATTTTCTCAGCTTGGCTTACGACTCGAGGGTCTAGGCGCCTGGAGCTGGACACAAAAAAAGGAAACGCCCAAAAAGGACATTCCCCATCCAACTTTACTTCTCCGCTCTCTCAAGCACAAACTGCTCTGTCAACAGCGCAAGGGTTCTGGCCATTGCACCTGTTCCGCCTGCTGGGCCTAAAAGATTAGCTGATTTTGTTGTGGCGGTTCCTGCGATATCAAGGTGAACCCATGGTGTGCCTTCTGTGAATTCTCCGATGAATGCACCGGCAAATAATGCGTGGCCGTCGCGTCCTGGTGAGTTGTTCAGGTCGGCTACCGGGCTGTTGCGTACACGCTTTCTGTCGCCTTCTGTGTAAGGCAGCTGCCAGATAAACTCTCCTGCTTCCACAGAAGCCTCAAGTACTTTTTCAAATAGTGGTTCATTGTTCGTCAGGGCACCTGTTTTATCAAGACCCAGCGCGACAATAACACCGCCTGTAAGCGTCGCTACATCTACAAGGTAATTAGCGCCATGTTGTTTTGCGTACGTTACAGCGTCAGCCAGTACGAGGCGGCCTTCTGCATCTGTATTAAGAATTTCGATCGTTTTGCCGCTCATCGATGTGATGACATCATCCGGTTTAAATGCAGTGTGACTGATCATATTGTCAGTTGCTGCGATGACTGCCATCACATTTTGCTCAGGCTTCAGGCGGCCGATGATTTCCATTGCACCGAGTACGGCTGCTGCACCGCCCATATCGGCTTTCATGCCTACGATACCGTCTTTAGGCTTAATTGAATAGCCGCCTGTATCAAATGTGATACCTTTGCCGACAAGTGCAAGTACGTCTTCCCACTTTTCAGTCGCCTGATGCTTCATGACGATCATGCGGGGCGGGATTTCTGAGCCCTGGTTGACTGCAAGCAGCGCACCCATTCCCATTTCTTCGATTTCTTTTTTTCCAAGAATTTCGATCTCAAAATCATGTCGTTCTGCCATTTCCTTTGCATATTCAGCCATTTTTACAGAAGTCAGCAGGTTGGATGGCATATTTACAAGCGTTCTTGCTTCGTTGGTTCCTTCTGCGAGTGCGAGTCCCACTTCGAGCGCGGCCTCAATTTCCTGTGCATCATGATCTGTGTAGATGTGCAGTTCTTCAAGCTCTACTTCAGGCACATTGGATTTCTTTTTATAGCCTTCGAATTCATACATTGAAAGCGTCACACCTTCAATCAGTGCCTGGGCAATATCTGTCGCTTCGAATTCTTTTCCTTTAAAAGAATCAAGTGCAACTGCCAGCGATGAAACCTTCTTCTTTTTCAGTGTCTTACCGAGAGCACCAAAGCTTTCTCTGAGGTCATCAAATGTCAGATTTGATTCCTTACCGAGGCCAGTGAAAATGACTCTTTTCGCATCAAGTGCACCAAGCGTCGGTAAAACTGTTACCTGCTTCTCTTTAGTTTCGACGTCACCTTCTTTGATTAGATCCGTCAGACCGCCGTTCATCTGCTCATCTATTTCTTTTGAAAAACCTGAGACCACAGGCTGGTTCCAGACACCTGCTGCTAAATAATCGTACTTCGTTTTAAGTACGTTTTCATTTGTATGTATTGTCCATTTCATATCAAACACCTCCAATTGTTTAGTATACTGTAAATGTTGTGATAATTCGATTACGGGACATCCGGAAACGTTTTGTTCTGTGGTATACTAGCTTAAAACTCCTGCCACTTGAAAGGATGACTAATGCCTATGGAACTCTTCAGCAATTTTCCTCTTTGGGCTTCATTATTCGCGATTTTATTTGCCCAGGTTGTAAAAGTACCGATTCAATTTATTGCAACACGGAAAGTGGACTGGTCACTTGTGACATCCACCGGCGGTATGCCAAGTTCCCATTCAGCTGCTGTTACTGCGCTTGCAACCGGGATTGCACTTGACTTTGGCGTTGGCTCATCAGTATTTGCGCTCGCAACAGTATTTGCCATTATTACGATGTTTGACGCGACAGGCGTACGCTTTCAGGCTGGTGAACAGGCTGCTGTTATTAACCAGCTGATGCGTGATTTTAATAAATTTGTGTCTGATGCAAGAGGATGGCAGGATAAGGATGAAGAAGAAAAGCGTAAAGAGCTGAAAACGCTGCTTGGTCATAAGCCGATTGAAGTATTTTTCGGCGGACTGACGGGGATCTTTCTGACACTTCTCGTTCATTATCTGATCACGATGTAACTGGAGGAAAAAAGATGAGAATTGTATCACTTTGTCCAAGTAATACAGAGCTCGCAGCTTATCTGGGGCTCACGGATGCCATTGTCGGTGTGGATGATTTTTCAGACTGGCCGGCTGCAGTCAATCAGCTGGAGCGGCTCGGACCCGACCTTTCAATTGATATCGATAAAGTTGAGGCGCTTAAACCTGATCTGATTTTATCTTCATTAAGCGTACCCGGCATGGAAAAAAATGTTGAGGCGCTTGATCGAAAAGGTTTATCACACATTTGCCTTAATCCGCAGTCGCTTGATGACATTGTGCAGGATCTTCGTACCCTCGGAAACGCTGCAGGCATTCCTGATCAGGCTGAGCGCATCGCAAAAGCTTTTGAAGCAGTAGTGGAACAATGTAAGAAAGCTTCAGCAAATGTTGATTCGAGCCCTACCCTCTACTGGGAATGGTGGCCAAAGCCTGTCTTTACGCCAGGCGGAATAAACTGGCTGACAGAGATTAGCCGCCTTGCAGGGGGTGTAAACCTGTTTGAAGATGTTGACCTTGCAAGCGTTCAGACAGACTGGTCAGATGTGTTGACTAGAGATCCCGATGTCATCTGTCTGGCCTGGGTTGGTGTACAGCCTAGAAAAGTAAATCCTGAGATCCTGAATAAACGACCAGGATGGCTGGAAATGGATGCCATTCAAAAAGGGCGGGTTCATGTCCTTGAAGAAGCGCTGTACTGCCGCCCTTCACCAAGGTTACTTGAAGGTCTCATCAAGCTTGGCAGCATTCTGCACCCTGAGCAGTATAAAGGGATCGAACTGCCTGAAGAACTGAACATAAAAAAAGTGTCACGCTTCAAATAGCGTGACACTTTTTTGTTATTGATTATTTAGTGCAGCAAACTCTTCTTCAGTCAGTGTACCGTCGCCTTCTTTCAGCACGTACACTTCGACTTTTTGCTTGCCCCATTCGTTAAATACTTCATCGACTGTATCAAAGTACAAGTCGATGATGTTGCCTTTAATGGCGCTTCCTGTATCAGCGACTACCCCGTAGCCGTAGCC
This region of Jeotgalibacillus malaysiensis genomic DNA includes:
- a CDS encoding aminopeptidase A, which produces MKWTIHTNENVLKTKYDYLAAGVWNQPVVSGFSKEIDEQMNGGLTDLIKEGDVETKEKQVTVLPTLGALDAKRVIFTGLGKESNLTFDDLRESFGALGKTLKKKKVSSLAVALDSFKGKEFEATDIAQALIEGVTLSMYEFEGYKKKSNVPEVELEELHIYTDHDAQEIEAALEVGLALAEGTNEARTLVNMPSNLLTSVKMAEYAKEMAERHDFEIEILGKKEIEEMGMGALLAVNQGSEIPPRMIVMKHQATEKWEDVLALVGKGITFDTGGYSIKPKDGIVGMKADMGGAAAVLGAMEIIGRLKPEQNVMAVIAATDNMISHTAFKPDDVITSMSGKTIEILNTDAEGRLVLADAVTYAKQHGANYLVDVATLTGGVIVALGLDKTGALTNNEPLFEKVLEASVEAGEFIWQLPYTEGDRKRVRNSPVADLNNSPGRDGHALFAGAFIGEFTEGTPWVHLDIAGTATTKSANLLGPAGGTGAMARTLALLTEQFVLERAEK
- a CDS encoding membrane protein; protein product: MELFSNFPLWASLFAILFAQVVKVPIQFIATRKVDWSLVTSTGGMPSSHSAAVTALATGIALDFGVGSSVFALATVFAIITMFDATGVRFQAGEQAAVINQLMRDFNKFVSDARGWQDKDEEEKRKELKTLLGHKPIEVFFGGLTGIFLTLLVHYLITM
- a CDS encoding ABC transporter substrate-binding protein, with translation MRIVSLCPSNTELAAYLGLTDAIVGVDDFSDWPAAVNQLERLGPDLSIDIDKVEALKPDLILSSLSVPGMEKNVEALDRKGLSHICLNPQSLDDIVQDLRTLGNAAGIPDQAERIAKAFEAVVEQCKKASANVDSSPTLYWEWWPKPVFTPGGINWLTEISRLAGGVNLFEDVDLASVQTDWSDVLTRDPDVICLAWVGVQPRKVNPEILNKRPGWLEMDAIQKGRVHVLEEALYCRPSPRLLEGLIKLGSILHPEQYKGIELPEELNIKKVSRFK